Proteins from a genomic interval of Diaphorobacter sp. HDW4A:
- a CDS encoding ABC transporter ATP-binding protein: protein MPEHNALLRVDSLQVHYGAVQALKGVSLHVNAGEVVTIIGGNGAGKSTLMKAISGLEPAAQGNIAFEGADITRMPGHLRVPLGIAQSPEGRQVFADQTVHDNLLLGAYHRKDGVAEIAADIEKQFIAFPRLRERREQMAGTMSGGEQQMLAIARALMSRPKLLLLDEPSLGLAPLIVKEIFAIVRQLKAQGVTILLVEQMANQALAVADRAYVLETGRFTLEGRAAELRRDPKVRAAYLGAHA from the coding sequence ATGCCTGAGCACAACGCATTGCTGCGCGTGGATTCCCTGCAGGTGCATTACGGCGCGGTGCAGGCGCTCAAGGGCGTTTCGCTGCATGTGAACGCGGGCGAGGTCGTCACCATCATCGGCGGCAACGGTGCGGGCAAGAGCACGCTGATGAAGGCCATCTCGGGCCTTGAGCCCGCAGCGCAAGGAAACATCGCATTCGAGGGCGCGGACATCACCCGCATGCCTGGCCATCTGCGCGTGCCGCTCGGCATCGCGCAGAGCCCCGAGGGCCGTCAGGTGTTCGCCGATCAGACGGTGCACGACAACCTGCTGCTCGGCGCCTATCACCGCAAGGATGGTGTAGCCGAGATCGCAGCCGACATCGAAAAGCAGTTCATCGCCTTTCCGCGACTGCGCGAGCGGCGCGAGCAGATGGCGGGCACCATGTCGGGCGGCGAGCAGCAGATGCTGGCCATAGCGCGCGCGCTGATGTCACGGCCCAAGCTGCTGCTGCTCGACGAGCCGTCGCTCGGCCTCGCGCCACTTATCGTGAAGGAAATTTTTGCCATCGTGCGGCAGCTGAAGGCGCAGGGGGTGACCATTCTGCTGGTCGAGCAGATGGCCAATCAGGCGCTGGCCGTGGCCGACCGCGCCTATGTGCTGGAGACTGGTCGCTTCACGCTCGAAGGGCGCGCGGCCGAGCTGCGGCGCGATCCCAAGGTGCGCGCAGCCTATCTTGGAGCGCATGCATGA